The following coding sequences are from one Candidatus Binataceae bacterium window:
- a CDS encoding dienelactone hydrolase family protein, with translation MAVSTKTVTVTTADGGKFAAYLALPESGGGPGLVLLQEILGVNRHIRELACRYAEEGYVTIAPDLFWRIEPGVDLGYTEAELKRAFDLYARFDADQAVKDIADTLAALRSLSECNGKAAVLGFCLGGMLAYLTAARCNVEAAVSYYGVGIEKRLGEARAVRCPLVMHFGEADEYVPAAARAAVAEAFSERDETEIYTYTGAGHGFNNPVRPNYDRFAASLAHSRTLGVLRRAIGPRFDLSALWERHADLEFKYRDADATMATMVERPYVNHVPTMTGGIGRQELHRFYKHHFISRLPKDTRIVPISRTVGPDRLVDEILLCFTHDTEVDFLLPGVAPTGKYVEIPTVAIVQFRGDKLVHEHIHWDQATALVQLGLLDPKGLPVAGHETVEKLCDESHPSNTLMERWKESEGKG, from the coding sequence ATGGCTGTCTCGACGAAGACCGTAACCGTCACCACCGCCGACGGCGGCAAGTTCGCAGCTTACCTGGCTTTGCCGGAAAGCGGCGGCGGGCCGGGGCTGGTCCTGCTCCAGGAAATTCTGGGCGTCAACCGCCATATCCGCGAGCTCGCCTGTCGCTACGCCGAGGAGGGCTACGTCACGATCGCGCCGGACCTGTTCTGGCGGATCGAGCCCGGCGTCGATCTGGGCTATACGGAGGCCGAGCTCAAGCGCGCCTTCGATCTCTACGCGCGTTTCGACGCCGATCAGGCGGTGAAGGACATCGCTGACACGCTCGCCGCGCTGCGCTCGCTGTCCGAGTGCAACGGCAAGGCGGCGGTACTGGGCTTTTGCCTGGGTGGCATGCTCGCCTATCTAACGGCGGCGCGATGCAACGTCGAGGCGGCGGTGAGCTACTACGGCGTGGGAATCGAAAAACGTCTGGGCGAGGCGCGCGCCGTGCGCTGCCCGCTAGTGATGCATTTCGGCGAGGCCGACGAGTACGTGCCGGCCGCCGCGCGCGCGGCGGTCGCCGAGGCATTTTCCGAGCGCGACGAAACCGAGATCTACACCTACACGGGTGCCGGCCACGGCTTCAACAATCCGGTGCGCCCCAACTACGACCGCTTCGCCGCCTCGCTCGCGCATTCGCGCACGCTGGGAGTGCTGCGGCGCGCGATCGGCCCGCGCTTCGATTTGAGCGCGCTGTGGGAGCGGCATGCGGATCTGGAATTCAAGTACCGCGATGCCGACGCGACGATGGCGACGATGGTGGAGCGGCCGTACGTGAATCACGTGCCGACGATGACCGGCGGCATTGGCCGCCAGGAACTCCATCGCTTCTACAAGCACCACTTCATTTCCAGGCTTCCCAAGGACACCAGGATTGTTCCGATCTCGCGCACCGTGGGTCCCGATCGGCTGGTGGACGAGATCCTGCTGTGCTTCACCCACGACACCGAGGTCGATTTTCTCCTCCCCGGTGTCGCGCCCACCGGCAAGTACGTCGAGATCCCGACCGTCGCGATCGTGCAGTTTCGCGGCGACAAGCTCGTTCACGAGCATATCCACTGGGACCAGGCGACCGCGCTGGTCCAACTCGGCCTCCTCGATCCCAAAGGGCTGCCCGTCGCCGGTCACGAGACGGTTGAAAAACTGTGTGACGAAAGCCACCCTTCGAACACTCTGATGGAGCGCTGGAAGGAGAGCGAGGGAAAAGGCTGA
- a CDS encoding TetR/AcrR family transcriptional regulator, translating to MAAPSSPNAAQRAPRQDNRRQQLLDAAARLFRERGYHATSMRDIAREVRMLSGSIYYHFPSKDEMLLAVYEQGLRHIAARVEAAVVSASDPWTRLEAGCAAHLEALLELSDYTQVMIRVLPQEAPAVADRLLALRDRYESRFRALIEALPLPAGADRRYLRLLLFGGLNWSHVWYRPGGDPPKVIAQRMIELLRRQLDQNP from the coding sequence ATGGCCGCTCCCAGTTCCCCCAACGCCGCCCAGCGCGCACCTCGCCAGGACAATCGCCGCCAGCAGCTGCTCGACGCGGCAGCGCGGCTCTTCCGCGAGCGCGGCTATCACGCGACCTCAATGCGCGACATTGCGCGCGAGGTGCGGATGCTGTCGGGCTCGATCTATTACCACTTTCCGTCGAAGGACGAGATGCTCCTGGCGGTGTACGAGCAGGGGCTGCGTCATATAGCGGCGCGGGTCGAGGCCGCGGTCGTGAGCGCCAGCGATCCGTGGACGCGGTTGGAGGCCGGATGCGCCGCACACTTGGAGGCGCTGCTCGAACTCAGCGATTACACGCAGGTGATGATTCGCGTGCTGCCGCAGGAGGCGCCGGCCGTGGCCGATCGCCTGCTCGCCCTGCGCGATCGTTACGAGTCGCGTTTCCGCGCTCTCATCGAGGCGCTGCCGCTACCCGCCGGCGCCGACCGCCGCTATTTGCGTCTGCTGCTGTTCGGCGGGCTTAACTGGTCACACGTCTGGTATCGTCCAGGCGGCGATCCACCCAAAGTCATCGCGCAGCGGATGATCGAGTTGCTGCGCCGCCAGCTCGACCAAAATCCGTAG
- the hscA gene encoding Fe-S protein assembly chaperone HscA, which yields MPPSAAAQSAQSGTMSRIFGIDLGTTNSLIAVMEAERPRIIADPQSGNPLLPSVVALAPTGEVFVGERAIEMEAHLGEERDGRIHAVGFGAGGAGAVIRSVKRYMGLGGDEVAAEDRHRYSFADFSGPVVRFRVGARTFTPSQISAEILRALKARAEAALGETVERVVITVPAYFNDGQRQATKDAGRLAGLEVVRLVNEPTAASLAYGLQAKAEGKVAVYDLGGGTFDISILNIKGGIFEVLATNGDTHLGGDDFDRILLELLLEELPAEMRTDRHVWNSARLAAEAAKRRLSDEQRIEIMLRLPGREIRKSLSRAEFERMATGLVERTLERCRMALDDAKLRPAEIDAVVLVGGATRAPMVRRQVAELFGCEPLCSLDPELVVAMGAAVQAGVLMGARGDMLLLDVVPLSLGIETMGGVMERLIHRNTTIPTSVTEMFTTAVDDQTHVDIHVLQGERELAQDCRSLARFKLGPIAPQPAGVPRIEVSFLIDANGILNVTARDQRTGREHSVDVKPSYGLTDEEIERMLEESIDLGEQDLERRMLIAARNDARQLLTALRKQLSEYGFLIEAQERASVEETAVRLEAAVDGTDRALLVGLVDELNRLTTPFAERIMDHAIREALEKKSVEEVS from the coding sequence ATGCCGCCGTCGGCGGCGGCACAAAGCGCACAGAGCGGAACAATGTCCCGCATTTTCGGTATCGACCTCGGAACCACCAACAGCCTCATCGCGGTTATGGAGGCTGAGCGCCCGCGGATTATCGCCGACCCGCAATCGGGCAACCCGCTGCTCCCGTCGGTGGTCGCGCTGGCCCCCACGGGCGAGGTCTTCGTGGGCGAACGCGCGATCGAGATGGAGGCGCACCTCGGCGAAGAGCGCGATGGCCGGATCCACGCCGTCGGCTTCGGCGCCGGCGGAGCCGGCGCGGTGATCCGTTCGGTCAAGCGCTACATGGGGCTGGGCGGCGACGAGGTGGCCGCCGAGGACCGCCATCGCTACAGCTTCGCCGACTTCTCCGGACCTGTGGTGCGCTTCCGCGTCGGCGCGCGCACCTTCACGCCCTCGCAGATTTCGGCGGAGATCCTGCGCGCGCTCAAGGCGCGCGCCGAGGCCGCGCTCGGCGAGACGGTCGAGCGCGTCGTGATCACGGTCCCCGCCTACTTTAACGACGGCCAGCGCCAGGCCACCAAGGACGCCGGGCGGCTCGCCGGACTGGAGGTCGTGCGCCTGGTCAACGAACCCACCGCCGCCTCGCTGGCCTACGGGCTCCAGGCGAAGGCCGAGGGCAAGGTCGCGGTTTACGACCTCGGCGGCGGCACTTTCGACATTTCGATTCTCAACATCAAGGGCGGCATCTTCGAAGTGCTCGCGACCAATGGCGACACCCATCTGGGCGGCGACGACTTCGACCGCATCCTGCTGGAGCTGCTGCTCGAAGAGCTGCCGGCCGAGATGCGGACCGACCGCCACGTGTGGAACAGTGCGCGGCTCGCAGCCGAGGCGGCCAAGCGCCGGCTAAGCGACGAGCAGCGCATCGAGATCATGCTGCGACTGCCCGGTCGTGAAATCCGCAAATCGCTGAGCCGTGCCGAATTCGAGCGGATGGCGACGGGTCTGGTGGAGCGCACGCTTGAGCGCTGCCGGATGGCGCTCGACGACGCCAAGCTGCGGCCCGCTGAGATCGACGCCGTGGTGCTGGTCGGCGGCGCGACGCGCGCGCCGATGGTGCGCCGGCAAGTGGCGGAGCTGTTCGGGTGCGAGCCGCTGTGCTCGCTTGACCCCGAACTGGTGGTGGCGATGGGCGCGGCGGTGCAGGCGGGCGTGCTGATGGGCGCGCGCGGCGACATGCTGCTGCTCGACGTGGTGCCGCTCTCGCTGGGGATCGAGACGATGGGGGGCGTAATGGAGCGGCTCATCCATCGCAACACCACCATCCCGACCAGCGTCACCGAAATGTTCACCACCGCGGTGGACGATCAGACACACGTCGATATCCACGTGCTCCAGGGCGAGCGCGAGCTGGCGCAGGACTGCCGTTCGCTGGCGCGCTTCAAGCTCGGCCCGATCGCACCGCAGCCAGCCGGTGTCCCGCGCATCGAGGTCAGCTTCCTCATCGACGCTAACGGGATCCTCAACGTCACCGCGCGCGACCAGCGCACTGGGCGCGAGCACTCGGTTGACGTAAAGCCGAGCTACGGGCTGACCGACGAGGAGATCGAGCGGATGCTCGAGGAGTCCATCGACCTTGGAGAGCAGGACTTGGAGCGCCGGATGCTGATCGCGGCGCGCAACGATGCCCGTCAGTTGCTGACCGCGCTGCGCAAGCAGCTCAGCGAGTACGGCTTTCTGATCGAGGCCCAGGAGCGGGCGAGCGTGGAGGAGACGGCGGTTCGGCTGGAGGCGGCCGTAGATGGCACGGATCGTGCTTTACTGGTTGGCCTGGTTGACGAGCTCAACCGGCTGACGACGCCGTTTGCCGAGCGAATCATGGATCATGCGATCCGTGAAGCGCTCGAGAAGAAATCGGTGGAGGAGGTGTCTTAG
- a CDS encoding rhodanese-like domain-containing protein, with translation MPRRLKKTVNELVAEAETEIQTIDAQQALKLRDNPNVVLVDLRDIRELQRDGRVPGAFHAPRGMLEFWVDPESPYYKEIFGSGKRFIFFCAGGLRSALATQTVQRMGLEPVCHIRGGFRAWKDAGGPVEMPEKKPA, from the coding sequence ATGCCGCGCAGGCTGAAAAAGACGGTCAACGAACTGGTGGCCGAAGCTGAAACGGAAATTCAGACAATCGACGCGCAGCAGGCGCTCAAGCTCAGGGACAATCCCAATGTAGTGCTGGTGGACCTTCGCGACATCCGTGAGTTGCAGCGCGACGGCCGCGTGCCCGGCGCCTTCCACGCGCCGCGCGGGATGCTGGAGTTCTGGGTTGATCCGGAGAGCCCCTACTACAAGGAAATCTTCGGTTCGGGCAAGCGTTTCATCTTTTTCTGCGCGGGCGGACTCCGCTCGGCGTTGGCGACGCAGACGGTGCAGCGGATGGGCCTGGAGCCGGTCTGCCACATCCGCGGCGGCTTTCGCGCATGGAAGGATGCCGGCGGTCCGGTCGAGATGCCCGAGAAAAAGCCGGCGTGA
- a CDS encoding glycine zipper domain-containing protein: MRWYGAAVLALATALSLAGCYGPPLSAREKGTLIGGAAGLGGGALVGSAMGAPAEGAVVGGLLGAGSGYLIGNQMEMRNRGYWGGGGWGGGGWGRWDDDDD, encoded by the coding sequence ATGCGATGGTACGGCGCGGCAGTCCTGGCCTTGGCGACCGCGCTTTCGCTCGCCGGGTGCTACGGGCCGCCGCTGAGCGCGCGCGAGAAGGGTACGCTTATCGGCGGCGCAGCCGGGTTGGGCGGCGGCGCACTGGTCGGCTCTGCGATGGGCGCGCCAGCCGAAGGGGCGGTCGTCGGCGGATTGCTCGGTGCGGGCAGCGGCTATCTGATCGGCAATCAGATGGAGATGCGCAACCGCGGCTACTGGGGCGGCGGTGGATGGGGCGGCGGTGGATGGGGCCGCTGGGATGACGACGACGACTGA
- a CDS encoding ferritin-like domain-containing protein: MAEMYSPTRHTITSLTETVYERDYDVHAPDMRRLYENAKRDQWNVSRDIPWDMQVDLERGVFHDGLIDAYGSSYWDKLDVRRRNELNIEFSAWRLSQLLHGEAGAALACSQLVQMVPTTDSKFFMATQVVDEARHSEVLSRYLKEKLGDRIYPMTANLKELFDQLIGCGKWYIKTIGLQLVAETLAVSLFRMLAESSQDPLLREVCRRILSDESRHMGFGVLSLPEQIAQLTEAERNEVEDFSKEALKLVLTGQFPTEVYEKVGFSPSEIEGIKRYRVEAAKGTEQALFRQLFRREMHQQVVGNMAKVGLLSERIKSHLASLGFDPNADGRTYGQAAAAASA; encoded by the coding sequence ATGGCCGAGATGTATAGCCCCACCCGCCACACCATCACGAGCCTCACCGAAACCGTCTACGAGCGCGACTACGACGTTCACGCGCCTGACATGCGCAGGCTGTATGAGAACGCCAAGCGCGACCAGTGGAACGTCTCCCGCGACATCCCGTGGGACATGCAGGTCGATCTCGAGCGCGGCGTCTTCCACGATGGCCTGATTGATGCCTACGGCAGCTCCTACTGGGACAAGCTCGATGTGCGCCGGCGCAACGAACTCAACATCGAATTCTCCGCGTGGCGGCTCTCGCAGCTGCTGCACGGCGAAGCCGGCGCGGCGCTCGCGTGCAGCCAGCTCGTGCAGATGGTGCCGACGACCGACTCGAAATTTTTCATGGCCACCCAGGTGGTTGACGAGGCGCGCCACAGCGAGGTCCTCTCGCGCTACCTCAAGGAGAAGCTCGGCGACCGCATCTATCCGATGACCGCCAATCTCAAGGAGCTCTTCGACCAGCTCATCGGATGTGGCAAGTGGTACATCAAGACCATTGGCCTCCAGCTCGTCGCCGAGACGCTCGCCGTTTCGCTCTTCCGCATGCTCGCTGAGAGCTCGCAGGACCCGCTGCTGCGCGAGGTCTGCCGCCGCATCCTGTCCGACGAGTCGCGCCACATGGGCTTCGGCGTGCTCAGCCTGCCCGAGCAGATCGCTCAGCTCACCGAGGCCGAGCGCAACGAGGTCGAGGACTTCTCCAAGGAAGCGCTCAAGCTCGTGCTCACCGGCCAGTTCCCCACCGAGGTCTACGAGAAGGTGGGGTTCAGCCCCTCCGAGATCGAGGGGATCAAGCGTTACCGAGTCGAGGCGGCCAAGGGCACGGAGCAGGCCTTATTCCGCCAGCTCTTCCGCCGCGAGATGCATCAGCAAGTCGTCGGCAACATGGCCAAGGTCGGTCTGTTAAGCGAACGCATCAAATCGCACCTTGCCTCGCTGGGATTCGACCCCAATGCCGACGGCCGCACCTACGGCCAGGCCGCCGCGGCCGCTTCAGCCTGA
- the iscX gene encoding Fe-S cluster assembly protein IscX, whose translation MGLKWDQAEDIAEVLSENHPGINPLQVRFTDLRQWVVDLDEFDDDPGASNEAKLEAIQMAWNEIYEENNEDE comes from the coding sequence ATGGGGCTCAAGTGGGATCAGGCCGAGGACATCGCTGAAGTCCTGAGCGAAAACCATCCGGGGATTAACCCACTTCAGGTCCGTTTTACGGATTTGCGACAGTGGGTTGTAGATTTGGATGAATTTGACGACGACCCGGGCGCTTCGAATGAGGCCAAACTGGAGGCGATCCAAATGGCCTGGAACGAAATTTACGAGGAAAACAACGAAGACGAATAG